Below is a window of Deinococcus aquiradiocola DNA.
GGCTGAGCTTCAAAAGTTCAGCTCAATCTGGTGCTACATGTCCCAGCTGGCGAGGGTGCGGGTCGGGCCGTACGTTTCGTCGAAGCCGTACGCGTCCACGTGGACCCGGCCGCTTTTCATGACCTGCACGGTCACCCAGGCGTACATGCGGTCCTGGGGGTTCGTGCTGTCGCCGGGTTTCGCTTCGAAGGGGCTGCCGCCGGACCCGACGATGACCTGCCAGGCCTTGCCGCCCTGCGCGCGGGTGGGCTGCTCGGCGTGGTAGATGTGTTCGTGGCCGCTGAAGTACGTGGCGCCGTACTGTTCGACGGTGTTCCAGAAGGCCCGCTGGTTGTCGGGGTCGGTGTCGAAGCCGCCGGGCGTGACCTTGTCGTTGTACTTGTAGGTGTAGGCGGGTTTGTGGCCGAACACGAAGAAGTGCGCTGCGCCGCGCGTCTTCGCGGCGGCGAGGTCGCGGGCGAGCCAGTCGGCGGGCGCGTGGCTGTCCCAGCCGACGGCGTCGGTGTTGATGACCGCGAAGTGCGAGTTGCCCGCGTCGAAGCTGTACGTGAGTTGCTTCTGGTCGGTGCTGACCTTGTCGTTGCCGGGCGTGGCGGTGTTGGCGGGGTCGAAGGCGGCGTCGTCGAGGCCCGTGATGGCCTTGAAGCGCGGTGCGTCGAGGATCAGGTCGCCCATGTTGGCGCGCCAGGCGTCCTCGTTGCCGGGACGGGCGAGCTTGAAGCCCTTCCCGGCGGCGTCGGTGCCTTTCTCCTGCACTTCGTGGTTCCCGGCGACCGGGACGACGTACGTGCCGCGCTCCATCAGGGTGGCGGCCATGCCGCGCCAGTACGCGTACTGCCGGTCGAGGACGGTGCGGTCGGTGGTGTAGCCCATGATCATGTCGCCGTTGAAGAACAGGGCCCGGGCGCCCTGCGCGTTCGCTTCGTTCATGATGCGGCTCCACGCGCGGGTGTTCTGCAGCCAGAGTTTGTCCTGCGCGCCGAGGTTGGGGGTGGTGGGGTCCTCGCGGCTGTCGCCGACGGTGCTGAACGTGAAGAGCACGTCCGGGTTGCGTCCGCCCTGCATGGCGGGCGCGCAGGCGGAGAGCAGGAGGGCCGACACGGTCAGCAGGGCAGGGAGTTTCATATGGGCTTCATGCTGCGGCGCGCGTGTGATGCCGGTGTCATCGCGGTCCGGAACGGCAGCGCCCCCGCCTCTGGAGGGGCGGGGGCTTGCGGGGTGCGTTTCGGGGGTGTGGGCGGGGCGGCGTTCAGGCCGTGACGAGGGCCTTCTCGAAGCCGAACATGGCGAGGTCGTCGACTTCCATGGGTTCGTTGCCGGCCTTGATGGTGGCGGCGAGCGCCTTGGTTTCGGGGAAGAGCTTGGCGTAGTAGAACTTCGCGGTCTGGAGTTTGGCCTTGTGGAAGCCGTCCTTGTCGTTTCCGAGCGCGATCTGTTCGAGGGCGGCCTTGCTCATCAGCGCGAAGAGGTACGCGTACGTGACGTGCCCGATGTAGCGCAGGTAGTCGACGGCGGCGGCGTTCGCTTCGTCGCTGTTCTGCATGGCCTTCTGGCCGATGACCATGGTGAGCGTCCCGGCCTGCTGAGCGGCCTTGCCGAGCACGTCGAGCATCGGGGCGAGTTCCTCGCTGCCTTCGTTCTCTTCGACGAAGGCGGTGAGCATCCCGGCGAGCTTCTGGAGTTTCTTGCCGCCGTCGCCGAGGACCTTGCGGCCCAGCAGGTCGAGCGCCTGGATGCCGTTGGTGCCTTCGTAGATCTGGCCGATGCGGGCGTCGCGCACGAACTGCTCCATGCCCCATTCCTTGATGTAGCCGTGCCCGCCGAAGACCTGCTGGGCGAGGACGGTGCCCTGGAAGCCGTTGTCGGTCATGAAGGCCTTGGCGACGGGCGTGAGGAGCGCGACGATGTCGGCGGCGTCCTCGCGCTTGGCGGCGTCGGGGTGGTGGTGTTCGATGTCGATGTTCAGGGACAGCCAGTACGTGAGGGCGCGGGCGCCTTCGTTGTAGGCCTTGACGGTCAGGAGCATGCGGCGCACGTCGGGGTAGCCGATGATGGGGTCGGCGGGCTCGGCGGGCGTGATGCGGGGCTCGTGACGCATCTGGATGCGGTCCTTGGCGTACGCGAGGGCGTTCTGGTACGCGGCTTCGCCGAGGCCGAGGCCCTGCATGCCGGTGCCGAGGCGGGCGCCGTTCATCATGACGAACATGGCCTGCATGCCCTTGTTCGGCTGGCCGACGAGGATGCCGCGCGCCCCGTCGAAGTTGAGGACGGCGGTGGCGTTGGCCTTGATGCCCATCTTGTGTTCCAGGCTGGCGCACACGACGGGGTTGCGTTCGCCGAGGCTGCCGTCGTCGTTCACGAGGTACTTGGGCACGAGGAACAGGCTGATGCCCTTGGTGCCCTGGGGCGCGCCCTCGATGCGGGCGAGGACGAGGTGCACGATGTTGTCGGCGAAGTCGTGCTCACCGGCGGAGATGAAGATCTTGGTGCCGCTGATGTTGAAGGTGCCGTCGCCGTTGTCGACGGCCTTGGTGCGCAGCAGGCCGAGATCGGTGCCGCAGTGCGGTTCGGTGAGGCACATGGTGCCGGTCCATTCGCCCGCGAGGAGTTTGGGGAGGTAGACGTTCTTGGTTTCGTCGCTGCCGTAGGCCTTGAGGGCGGTGTACGCGCCGTGCGACAGGCCGGGGTACATGCTCCAGGCGACGTTCGCGGCGATCATCATTTCGCTGACGGCGTTGCCGACGACGTGAGGGACGCCCTGCCCGCCATATTCGGGGTCGCCGTCGAGGGCGGTCCAGCCGGCGGCGGCGAACTGCTTGAAGGCTTCCTTGAAGCCCTTGGGGGTGGTGACGACGCCGTCCTGGACGGTGCAGCCTTCGGCGTCGCCGCTCATGTTGAGGGGTTGGATGACGTTGCTGGCGAAGCGGGCGGCCTCGTCGAGGATCTGGTCGGCGAGGTCGGCGGTGTGGGTCTCGTGGCCGACGTAGTACGGCAGTTCGGCGAGGGCCTGCTCGGCCTTGAGGACATCTTTGAGCAGGAAGCGCATGTCGCGCAGCGGGGCCTTGTAGGTGGGCATGGGTGTTCCTCCTGGGGAATGAGGGCGGCGGGCCGTGACCGGGTCCGGGCCGGGTGAGCGGCACGGGTGAGGGTTGGTTCTTTGAACCGAGTATAACAAATCTGGCGTGAGAGGTGTGGGCATCTGCGGCGCAGGCCACACTCCCCTGCCCCGTTCACCCCGGGCGGGGTCAGCCCTGGGCGGCCGCCTCGGCCCGCGCCGCTTCCTGCAGGGGCCGCCACGCGACCTTGCCGGTCGGGCCCTTCGGCAGCACCTCCACGAAGCGCACCTCGCGCGGCGCCTTGTAGTGCGCCATCTGCCCGCGCGCCCACTCGATGAACTCCGCTTCCGTCACGCTCTGACCGGCCTTCAGCACCAGCAGCGCCCGCGCCTTCTCGCCCATCCGGGCGTCCGGCACCGCGATCACGCAGGCCTCCTGCACGGCCGGGTGCGCGTGCAGCGCGGCCTCCACC
It encodes the following:
- a CDS encoding acyl-CoA dehydrogenase C-terminal domain-containing protein — its product is MPTYKAPLRDMRFLLKDVLKAEQALAELPYYVGHETHTADLADQILDEAARFASNVIQPLNMSGDAEGCTVQDGVVTTPKGFKEAFKQFAAAGWTALDGDPEYGGQGVPHVVGNAVSEMMIAANVAWSMYPGLSHGAYTALKAYGSDETKNVYLPKLLAGEWTGTMCLTEPHCGTDLGLLRTKAVDNGDGTFNISGTKIFISAGEHDFADNIVHLVLARIEGAPQGTKGISLFLVPKYLVNDDGSLGERNPVVCASLEHKMGIKANATAVLNFDGARGILVGQPNKGMQAMFVMMNGARLGTGMQGLGLGEAAYQNALAYAKDRIQMRHEPRITPAEPADPIIGYPDVRRMLLTVKAYNEGARALTYWLSLNIDIEHHHPDAAKREDAADIVALLTPVAKAFMTDNGFQGTVLAQQVFGGHGYIKEWGMEQFVRDARIGQIYEGTNGIQALDLLGRKVLGDGGKKLQKLAGMLTAFVEENEGSEELAPMLDVLGKAAQQAGTLTMVIGQKAMQNSDEANAAAVDYLRYIGHVTYAYLFALMSKAALEQIALGNDKDGFHKAKLQTAKFYYAKLFPETKALAATIKAGNEPMEVDDLAMFGFEKALVTA
- a CDS encoding metallophosphoesterase, with translation MKLPALLTVSALLLSACAPAMQGGRNPDVLFTFSTVGDSREDPTTPNLGAQDKLWLQNTRAWSRIMNEANAQGARALFFNGDMIMGYTTDRTVLDRQYAYWRGMAATLMERGTYVVPVAGNHEVQEKGTDAAGKGFKLARPGNEDAWRANMGDLILDAPRFKAITGLDDAAFDPANTATPGNDKVSTDQKQLTYSFDAGNSHFAVINTDAVGWDSHAPADWLARDLAAAKTRGAAHFFVFGHKPAYTYKYNDKVTPGGFDTDPDNQRAFWNTVEQYGATYFSGHEHIYHAEQPTRAQGGKAWQVIVGSGGSPFEAKPGDSTNPQDRMYAWVTVQVMKSGRVHVDAYGFDETYGPTRTLASWDM